Proteins encoded within one genomic window of Anastrepha ludens isolate Willacy chromosome 4, idAnaLude1.1, whole genome shotgun sequence:
- the LOC128862177 gene encoding cadherin-23 isoform X2, which produces MVYVCIPRDRLRIDPEGSRLKYSISGPVFSVDRETGVVRLRQELDRETQDTIEVIISITDEGIYGTEPNTVSLRREIPVRDYNDNHPTFIGRPYSSSVSESLEVGGELEIKPRIIAIDRDEGINAVLTIKCVQENDICDTFDVRAERIADGNYTARVTLKKPLDYESRPSYIMTVAASDGALDNRLTSFASVSITVIDVQDQPPIFTNAPYSATVAENTAADVNVLTIKAIDGDVGIPRDITLSLDDEIFGHFKLEPFGDPKEGTAVLKTTNVPLDREKPEILQNGGVYVFTVRATELVDGQPQADYSTTRVTIVVTDVDDHIPEFNENFFNISIPENLEKGMALPGLSVFVDDRDMAENSRYELTLRDVKNSKGIFAVSPREAQGRTPVVVRILNSTKLDYDVEDPELRQFDFELVASVNGEEKSKARVQVNLQDINDNSPIFEQNTYRFVVPENATINEEFGVFKATDKDSNEFGKISYLLKGFGSDNFYVHPETGGFHVLKSLDYEKQNSYSLTVVAMDGGGRESNAILYVDVLDVNDNYPIFESDEYTRIIREGTATFEPQFFIRAHDYDGPTQGGGRVKYAIVSENSISGNVFQIDEDTGEITLHKVAKSMDTERGEYELVISATDFGVPPLINTTRVLIRVGISGNQRPIFKGHFQNIENVPVLGPPSYRVSIPENAPAGYNVTTVSAHDPDGLDELLRYRIVGANDNFEIDEVTGLITVSLHAHIDRDANMDSFEITVNAVDAGMPIPETATTTVYVNIKDINDEKPKFEHASYAGYVSERTAVGESILKVRAIDKDLYSKLEYSITGVVRATTKAGVSIANRSSYKSEEAFRIDSVTGEIFVNSTLRHDVAAVVTFTVQVRDLNAEVDPEGQIDTTEITIYVQSFKDTNPVFKNKGWSSSKPVIHIIVKEEMPIDSALFILQADDPVTHTAITSFQLVEPTELEYFQINERSGEIILKKRLDYEGLEVGETEFDFQVKATSADGQRITITRVNITIENVNDNSPTFEAPAYKATIIENKMHPEKVVHVKAYDKDAALNERDARLGYHKIIYSLQGEYAELFQINSTTGEIVVAANQTIDRERTPHIHLQVKAEDSPGAPTDAKQSTVELTIDVLDVNDNTPEFSQRNYTGVIPENAPIDAFVLKVYANDPDDGPGGEVRYELLDEGDANDLFKINAESGELKTKRELTGKGRSQPYELVVRAQDNGNQVPKQESLSNDVSVIVYIGDVSANDGIPYFVAPKVGQMANVTENSPIGAPVFQVVASDPDNPNTPSGMLSYTILQDTPDAEAFAIDEKTGLITTRQILDREEKDLYNIILEVSDDGLPRQSVTRILQITVLDVDDHEPHFVREIDAVPVLFSILEEEPEGTTAGNVSAIDEDVGDNALIDYAIIEGNNEDVFTIERTKENVAVIKTTKPIDRESVDAYTLTVKCLKYGAPNYQFIGDEYERNDLSLIQITIKVIDIDDNLLQFAHKDASIGIRINVPVDTVITTVQASDRDAEAQPVVYSIDNVTFVPQFYKRTRKIDSRPLKNLFTLNNQTGELRTGGSFADYVDGYFHMKIRANNSERTKRHTFNNLKIFVIRDKSLLKFVFARPPAEIQSIIRPFQEKLQQKLKPLNLELHILDTQVLTRADYTLDFTATSSCFQVFKNGAAISLQEMHKLMHSEQMKQELFDVYVEYGVSEVEMCSVRKFPVAANLMTSAGTWLVILAAFIGLAAIVAACTACCLKKKYKKHSKRSLQASRAPTEPYTVGMGVPTLYYSEPIYGQLS; this is translated from the exons ATGGTCTACGTATGTATACCGCGCGACCGATTac GTATCGACCCAGAGGGCAGCCGCTTAAAGTACAGCATATCTGGGCCAGTGTTCTCAGTTGACCGTGAAACAGGTGTTGTGCGCCTGCGACAAGAACTTGATCGCGAAACGCAAGACACCATTGAAGTGATCATTAGCATTACAGATGAGGGCATCTATGGCACTGAACCGAATACGGTCTCGCTGCGACGGGAAATTCCAGTGCGCGATTACAATGACAATCATCCGACCTTCATTGGGCGTCCCTATTCGTCAAGTGTTAGCGAATCGCTGGAGGTGGGTGGTGAATTGGAAATCAAGCCACGTATTATTGCGATCGATCGTGATGAGGGTATCAATGCAGTTTTGACAATCAAATGTGTGCAG GAAAACGATATCTGTGATACCTTCGATGTGCGCGCGGAACGCATTGCCGATGGAAATTACACTGCGCGCGTTACGCTAAAGAAGCCATTAGATTACGAGAGCCGCCCGTCATACATAATGACTGTGGCGGCTTCTGACGGCGCTTTGGACAATCGATTAACCTCATTCGCCAGCGTTTCGATCACCGTAATCGATGTACAAGATCAACCACCGATCTTCACGAATGCTCCATACTCTGCTACGGTTGCGGAGAATACAGCAGCTGATGTTAACGTTTTAACCATTAAGGCGATTGACGGTGATGTTGGCATACCACGTGATATCACGCTTTCGCTTGACGATGAGATATTCGGACATTTCAAATTGGAGCCATTCGGCGACCCAAAAGAGGGCACAGCTGTATTGAAAACCACAAATGTACCTTTGGATCGTGAGAAACCAGAGATATTACAAAATGGTGGCGTTTATGTGTTTACCGTACGCGCCACTGAACTAGTCGATGGCCAGCCACAAGCAGACTACTCTACTACTCGTGTTACGATCGTTGTCACCGATGTAGATGATCACATACCAGAGTTCAATGAGAATTTCTTTAACATCTCCATAccagaaaatttggaaaaaggtATGGCACTGCCAGGTTTATCGGTATTTGTGGACGATCGTGATATGGCTGAGAATAGCCGTTACGAATTGACGTTGCGTGATGTCAaaaattcgaaaggaattttCGCAGTTAGTCCTCGGGAAGCGCAAGGGCGCACACCTGTGGTCGTACGTATATTAAATTCCACGAAACTCGATTATGATGTTGAGGATCCGGAGCTGCGACAGTTTGACTTTGAGTTGGTAGCTTCAGTGAATGGCGAGGAAAAATCTAAAGCGAGGGTGCAAGTCAACCTGCAAGACATCAATGATAATTCTCCCATCTTCGAACAAAATACTTATCGTTTCGTTGTACCGGAAAACGCTACAATCAATGAAGAGTTCGGTGTATTCAAGGCTACCGATAAAGACTCAAATGAGTTTGGTAAAATATCTTATTTGTTGAAAGGCTTTGGTTCGGACAACTTTTACGTGCATCCCGAAACGGGTGGCTTCCATGTGCTGAAATCATTGGATTACGAGAAGCAAAACAGTTACAGTTTAACTGTAGTAGCTATGGATGGTGGTGGCCGCGAGTCGAATGCAATCCTCTACGTAGATGTGTTGGATGTCAATGACAACTATCCGATATTCGAAAGTGATGAATATACGCGCATTATACGTGAGGGTACTGCAACTTTCGAGCCACAGTTCTTCATACGCGCACATGATTACGATGGGCCCACGCAGGGCGGTGGACGTGTCAAATATGCGATTGTCTCTGAGAACAGTATTTCCGGAAATGTCTTCCAGATAGATGAAGACACGGGCGAGATAACGTTGCATAAAGTTGCAAAATCTATGGACACGGAACGTGGCGAATACGAGTTGGTTATCTCGGCAACCGACTTtg GCGTTCCTCCATTAATCAATACAACACGCGTCTTAATACGGGTTGGCATTAGCGGTAATCAACGCCCCATATTCAAGGGGCATTTCCAAAACATCGAAAACGTGCCTGTACTTGGTCCACCGAGTTACCGCGTTTCAATACCGGAAAATGCTCCTGCTGGCTATAATGTTACCACAGTTTCGGCACATGATCCGGATGGACTCGATGAACTGCTGAGATATCGTATTGTGGGAGCAAACGATAATTTCGAAATTGATGAAGT CACCGGTCTTATTACAGTTTCTTTGCATGCACACATCGATCGCGATGCCAACATGGATAGTTTTGAGATAACTGTAAACGCTGTAGATGCTGGCATGCCCATTCCTGAAACCGCCACCACAACAgtctatgtaaatattaaagatATAAATGACGAAAAGCCAAAGTTCGAACACGCCAGCTATGCGGGTTACGTCTCTGAACGCACCGCAGTGGGTGAGAGTATACTCAAAGTACGTGCAATCGATAAGGATCTCTATTCTAAGCTGGAATATAGCATAACCGGTGTCGTGAGAGCTACCACCAAAGCCGGTGTCAGTATAGCGAATCGCAGCAGTTACAAGTCCGAGGAAGCTTTCCGCATCGATAGTGTGACTGGTGAAATATTTGTGAATAGTACGTTGCGTCATGATGTTGCCGCTGTGGTCACATTCACCGTGCAAGTTCGTGACCTCAATGCAGAAGTGGATCCAGAGGGGCAGATCGATACAACTGAAATAACAATTTATGTGCAATCCTTCAAAGACACAAATCcagtatttaaaaacaaaggcTGGAGTAGTTCGAAACCAGTGATACATATAATCGTGAAGGAGGAAATGCCCATCGATAGTGCGCTTTTCATACTTCAAGCCGATGACCCTGTCACACATACGGCGATTACAAGTTTCCAGCTGGTTGAACCCACCGAACTAGAATACTTCCAAATTAATGAGCGCAGTGGGGAAATCATACTCAAGAAGCGTTTGGATTATGAAGGGCTCGAAGTTGGTGAAACggaattcgattttcaggtgaaAGCCACTTCAGCCGATGGACAACGTATAACTATTACCAGAGTTAATATAACAATAGAAAACGTTAACGACAATAGTCCCACATTCGAGGCGCCAGCATACAAAGCCACaatcatagaaaataaaatgcatccTGAAAAAGTAGTGCACGTCAAGGCCTACGATAAAGATGCAGCGTTAAATGAGCGCGATGCACGACTCGGCTATCACAAGATCATCTATTCATTGCAGGGCGAATATGCTGAACTCTTTCAGATAAACAGCACTACTGGTGAAATCGTGGTAGCCGCAAATCAAACGATTGATCGCGAGCGCACACCACACATACACCTACAAGTGAAGGCAGAAGACTCACCCGGTGCGCCGACCGATGCCAAACAAAGTACCGTCGAGCTAACAATAGATGTGTTGGATGTCAACGACAATACGCCAGAATTCAGCCAGCGCAACTATACAGGGGTAATACCGGAAAATGCGCCTATAGATGCATTCGTGCTGAAAGTATACGCTAACGATCCGGACGATGGACCAGGCGGTGAAGTGCGCTATGAGTTGCTGGATGAGGGTGATGCAAACGATTTGTTTAAGATAAATGCGGAAAGTGGGGAACTAAAGACAAAACGTGAGCTGACTGGTAAGGGTCGTTCACAACCTTATGAGTTGGTAGTACGGGCACAAGATAACGGCAATCAGGTGCCGAAGCAGGAGTCGCTGTCCAATGATGTGTCAGTCATTGTCTATATAGGTGATGTGAGTGCAAATGATGGCATACCATACTTTGTGGCACCCAAAGTGGGACAAATGGCGAATGTAACAGAG AACTCACCAATCGGTGCGCCGGTATTTCAAGTTGTAGCTAGTGATCCCGACAATCCAAACACGCCTTCGGGCATGCTGTCCTATACAATTTTGCAGGATACACCAGACGCTGAAGCGTTTGCAATTGACGAAAAAACCGGGCTTATAACGACTCGACAGATCTTGGATCGCGAAGAAAAagatttatacaatataatattggaAGTTTCGGATGATGGTCTGCCACGGCAGTCGGTAACACGCATACTACAGATTACGGTGTTGGATGTAGACGATCACGAACCACATTTTGTCCGAGAAATT GATGCAGTGCCTGTGCTCTTCAGCATTCTTGAAGAGGAGCCTGAAGGCACTACTGCTGGCAATGTAAGCGCTATCGACGAGGATGTGGGTGATAATGCACTCATCGATTATGCAATAATCGAAGGCAATAACGAAGACGTGTTCACCATCGAACGTACCAAGGAAAATGTGGCTGTTATTAAGACCACAAAACCGATTGACAGAGAATCAGTGGACGCGTATACGTTAACGGTGAAGTGTTTAAAATATGGTGCACCTAACTACCAATTCATTGGGGACGAATATGAGCGTAATGATCTCTCACTCATTCAAATCACTATCAAAGTGATCGACATAGATGACAATTTGCTGCAATTCGCTCATAAGGACGCATCCATTGGCATACGTATAAATGTGCCCGTCGATACCGTTATCACAACGGTGCAAGCAAGCGATCGCGATGCTGAAGCTCAACCGGTGGTCTACTCCATCGACAATGTTACCTTCGTGCCACAATTTTATAAGCGCACGCGCAAAATCGACTCCAGACCACTGAAGAACCTCTTCACACTCAACAATCAAACGGGCGAGCTGCGTACGGGTGGCTCATTCGCCGACTACGTAGATGGGTACTTCCACATGAAGATACGCGCCAATAATTCGGAACGTACAAAACGGCATACTTTTAACAACTTGAAGATTTTCGTTATACGTGAcaaatcattattgaaatttgtttttgcgcgCCCGCCAGCCGAGATACAAAGCATTATACGGCCATTCCAGGAGAAGCTGCAACAGAAATTGAAACCGCTCAACTTAGAATTGCACATACTTGATACGCAGGTGCTGACGCGCGCCGATTACACACTGGACTTTACAGCAACAAGCTCCTGCTTCCAAGTATTCAAAAATGGCGCGGCAATCTCGTTGCAGGAGATGCACAAACTAATGCATTCCGAACAGATGAAACAAGAATTGTTCGATGTGTATGTGGAGTATGGCGTGAGTGAGGTGGAAATGTGTTCGGTGCGAAAGTTCCCAGTGGCGGCGAATTTGATGACCTCGGCGGGCACGTGGCTAGTCATACTTGCGGCCTTTATTGGGCTTGCAGCCATTGTGGCGGCGTGTACGGCGTGTTGTCTGAAGAAGAA ATAtaaaaaacactcaaaacgtAGCTTGCAAGCGTCACGCGCACCCACCGAACCATATACGGTGGGTATGGGTGTGCCCACGCTCTACTACTCGGAGCCCATCTACGGCCAATTGTCATAG
- the LOC128862177 gene encoding cadherin-23 isoform X1 — translation MRNSSPTSCRRLTFNRNMALLPALLLHVYLLLQLSMRSAHGQTQNQPPHFVPGSGDMSRFSLLENTPVGSPIYQLRGIDPEGSRLKYSISGPVFSVDRETGVVRLRQELDRETQDTIEVIISITDEGIYGTEPNTVSLRREIPVRDYNDNHPTFIGRPYSSSVSESLEVGGELEIKPRIIAIDRDEGINAVLTIKCVQENDICDTFDVRAERIADGNYTARVTLKKPLDYESRPSYIMTVAASDGALDNRLTSFASVSITVIDVQDQPPIFTNAPYSATVAENTAADVNVLTIKAIDGDVGIPRDITLSLDDEIFGHFKLEPFGDPKEGTAVLKTTNVPLDREKPEILQNGGVYVFTVRATELVDGQPQADYSTTRVTIVVTDVDDHIPEFNENFFNISIPENLEKGMALPGLSVFVDDRDMAENSRYELTLRDVKNSKGIFAVSPREAQGRTPVVVRILNSTKLDYDVEDPELRQFDFELVASVNGEEKSKARVQVNLQDINDNSPIFEQNTYRFVVPENATINEEFGVFKATDKDSNEFGKISYLLKGFGSDNFYVHPETGGFHVLKSLDYEKQNSYSLTVVAMDGGGRESNAILYVDVLDVNDNYPIFESDEYTRIIREGTATFEPQFFIRAHDYDGPTQGGGRVKYAIVSENSISGNVFQIDEDTGEITLHKVAKSMDTERGEYELVISATDFGVPPLINTTRVLIRVGISGNQRPIFKGHFQNIENVPVLGPPSYRVSIPENAPAGYNVTTVSAHDPDGLDELLRYRIVGANDNFEIDEVTGLITVSLHAHIDRDANMDSFEITVNAVDAGMPIPETATTTVYVNIKDINDEKPKFEHASYAGYVSERTAVGESILKVRAIDKDLYSKLEYSITGVVRATTKAGVSIANRSSYKSEEAFRIDSVTGEIFVNSTLRHDVAAVVTFTVQVRDLNAEVDPEGQIDTTEITIYVQSFKDTNPVFKNKGWSSSKPVIHIIVKEEMPIDSALFILQADDPVTHTAITSFQLVEPTELEYFQINERSGEIILKKRLDYEGLEVGETEFDFQVKATSADGQRITITRVNITIENVNDNSPTFEAPAYKATIIENKMHPEKVVHVKAYDKDAALNERDARLGYHKIIYSLQGEYAELFQINSTTGEIVVAANQTIDRERTPHIHLQVKAEDSPGAPTDAKQSTVELTIDVLDVNDNTPEFSQRNYTGVIPENAPIDAFVLKVYANDPDDGPGGEVRYELLDEGDANDLFKINAESGELKTKRELTGKGRSQPYELVVRAQDNGNQVPKQESLSNDVSVIVYIGDVSANDGIPYFVAPKVGQMANVTENSPIGAPVFQVVASDPDNPNTPSGMLSYTILQDTPDAEAFAIDEKTGLITTRQILDREEKDLYNIILEVSDDGLPRQSVTRILQITVLDVDDHEPHFVREIDAVPVLFSILEEEPEGTTAGNVSAIDEDVGDNALIDYAIIEGNNEDVFTIERTKENVAVIKTTKPIDRESVDAYTLTVKCLKYGAPNYQFIGDEYERNDLSLIQITIKVIDIDDNLLQFAHKDASIGIRINVPVDTVITTVQASDRDAEAQPVVYSIDNVTFVPQFYKRTRKIDSRPLKNLFTLNNQTGELRTGGSFADYVDGYFHMKIRANNSERTKRHTFNNLKIFVIRDKSLLKFVFARPPAEIQSIIRPFQEKLQQKLKPLNLELHILDTQVLTRADYTLDFTATSSCFQVFKNGAAISLQEMHKLMHSEQMKQELFDVYVEYGVSEVEMCSVRKFPVAANLMTSAGTWLVILAAFIGLAAIVAACTACCLKKKYKKHSKRSLQASRAPTEPYTVGMGVPTLYYSEPIYGQLS, via the exons GTATCGACCCAGAGGGCAGCCGCTTAAAGTACAGCATATCTGGGCCAGTGTTCTCAGTTGACCGTGAAACAGGTGTTGTGCGCCTGCGACAAGAACTTGATCGCGAAACGCAAGACACCATTGAAGTGATCATTAGCATTACAGATGAGGGCATCTATGGCACTGAACCGAATACGGTCTCGCTGCGACGGGAAATTCCAGTGCGCGATTACAATGACAATCATCCGACCTTCATTGGGCGTCCCTATTCGTCAAGTGTTAGCGAATCGCTGGAGGTGGGTGGTGAATTGGAAATCAAGCCACGTATTATTGCGATCGATCGTGATGAGGGTATCAATGCAGTTTTGACAATCAAATGTGTGCAG GAAAACGATATCTGTGATACCTTCGATGTGCGCGCGGAACGCATTGCCGATGGAAATTACACTGCGCGCGTTACGCTAAAGAAGCCATTAGATTACGAGAGCCGCCCGTCATACATAATGACTGTGGCGGCTTCTGACGGCGCTTTGGACAATCGATTAACCTCATTCGCCAGCGTTTCGATCACCGTAATCGATGTACAAGATCAACCACCGATCTTCACGAATGCTCCATACTCTGCTACGGTTGCGGAGAATACAGCAGCTGATGTTAACGTTTTAACCATTAAGGCGATTGACGGTGATGTTGGCATACCACGTGATATCACGCTTTCGCTTGACGATGAGATATTCGGACATTTCAAATTGGAGCCATTCGGCGACCCAAAAGAGGGCACAGCTGTATTGAAAACCACAAATGTACCTTTGGATCGTGAGAAACCAGAGATATTACAAAATGGTGGCGTTTATGTGTTTACCGTACGCGCCACTGAACTAGTCGATGGCCAGCCACAAGCAGACTACTCTACTACTCGTGTTACGATCGTTGTCACCGATGTAGATGATCACATACCAGAGTTCAATGAGAATTTCTTTAACATCTCCATAccagaaaatttggaaaaaggtATGGCACTGCCAGGTTTATCGGTATTTGTGGACGATCGTGATATGGCTGAGAATAGCCGTTACGAATTGACGTTGCGTGATGTCAaaaattcgaaaggaattttCGCAGTTAGTCCTCGGGAAGCGCAAGGGCGCACACCTGTGGTCGTACGTATATTAAATTCCACGAAACTCGATTATGATGTTGAGGATCCGGAGCTGCGACAGTTTGACTTTGAGTTGGTAGCTTCAGTGAATGGCGAGGAAAAATCTAAAGCGAGGGTGCAAGTCAACCTGCAAGACATCAATGATAATTCTCCCATCTTCGAACAAAATACTTATCGTTTCGTTGTACCGGAAAACGCTACAATCAATGAAGAGTTCGGTGTATTCAAGGCTACCGATAAAGACTCAAATGAGTTTGGTAAAATATCTTATTTGTTGAAAGGCTTTGGTTCGGACAACTTTTACGTGCATCCCGAAACGGGTGGCTTCCATGTGCTGAAATCATTGGATTACGAGAAGCAAAACAGTTACAGTTTAACTGTAGTAGCTATGGATGGTGGTGGCCGCGAGTCGAATGCAATCCTCTACGTAGATGTGTTGGATGTCAATGACAACTATCCGATATTCGAAAGTGATGAATATACGCGCATTATACGTGAGGGTACTGCAACTTTCGAGCCACAGTTCTTCATACGCGCACATGATTACGATGGGCCCACGCAGGGCGGTGGACGTGTCAAATATGCGATTGTCTCTGAGAACAGTATTTCCGGAAATGTCTTCCAGATAGATGAAGACACGGGCGAGATAACGTTGCATAAAGTTGCAAAATCTATGGACACGGAACGTGGCGAATACGAGTTGGTTATCTCGGCAACCGACTTtg GCGTTCCTCCATTAATCAATACAACACGCGTCTTAATACGGGTTGGCATTAGCGGTAATCAACGCCCCATATTCAAGGGGCATTTCCAAAACATCGAAAACGTGCCTGTACTTGGTCCACCGAGTTACCGCGTTTCAATACCGGAAAATGCTCCTGCTGGCTATAATGTTACCACAGTTTCGGCACATGATCCGGATGGACTCGATGAACTGCTGAGATATCGTATTGTGGGAGCAAACGATAATTTCGAAATTGATGAAGT CACCGGTCTTATTACAGTTTCTTTGCATGCACACATCGATCGCGATGCCAACATGGATAGTTTTGAGATAACTGTAAACGCTGTAGATGCTGGCATGCCCATTCCTGAAACCGCCACCACAACAgtctatgtaaatattaaagatATAAATGACGAAAAGCCAAAGTTCGAACACGCCAGCTATGCGGGTTACGTCTCTGAACGCACCGCAGTGGGTGAGAGTATACTCAAAGTACGTGCAATCGATAAGGATCTCTATTCTAAGCTGGAATATAGCATAACCGGTGTCGTGAGAGCTACCACCAAAGCCGGTGTCAGTATAGCGAATCGCAGCAGTTACAAGTCCGAGGAAGCTTTCCGCATCGATAGTGTGACTGGTGAAATATTTGTGAATAGTACGTTGCGTCATGATGTTGCCGCTGTGGTCACATTCACCGTGCAAGTTCGTGACCTCAATGCAGAAGTGGATCCAGAGGGGCAGATCGATACAACTGAAATAACAATTTATGTGCAATCCTTCAAAGACACAAATCcagtatttaaaaacaaaggcTGGAGTAGTTCGAAACCAGTGATACATATAATCGTGAAGGAGGAAATGCCCATCGATAGTGCGCTTTTCATACTTCAAGCCGATGACCCTGTCACACATACGGCGATTACAAGTTTCCAGCTGGTTGAACCCACCGAACTAGAATACTTCCAAATTAATGAGCGCAGTGGGGAAATCATACTCAAGAAGCGTTTGGATTATGAAGGGCTCGAAGTTGGTGAAACggaattcgattttcaggtgaaAGCCACTTCAGCCGATGGACAACGTATAACTATTACCAGAGTTAATATAACAATAGAAAACGTTAACGACAATAGTCCCACATTCGAGGCGCCAGCATACAAAGCCACaatcatagaaaataaaatgcatccTGAAAAAGTAGTGCACGTCAAGGCCTACGATAAAGATGCAGCGTTAAATGAGCGCGATGCACGACTCGGCTATCACAAGATCATCTATTCATTGCAGGGCGAATATGCTGAACTCTTTCAGATAAACAGCACTACTGGTGAAATCGTGGTAGCCGCAAATCAAACGATTGATCGCGAGCGCACACCACACATACACCTACAAGTGAAGGCAGAAGACTCACCCGGTGCGCCGACCGATGCCAAACAAAGTACCGTCGAGCTAACAATAGATGTGTTGGATGTCAACGACAATACGCCAGAATTCAGCCAGCGCAACTATACAGGGGTAATACCGGAAAATGCGCCTATAGATGCATTCGTGCTGAAAGTATACGCTAACGATCCGGACGATGGACCAGGCGGTGAAGTGCGCTATGAGTTGCTGGATGAGGGTGATGCAAACGATTTGTTTAAGATAAATGCGGAAAGTGGGGAACTAAAGACAAAACGTGAGCTGACTGGTAAGGGTCGTTCACAACCTTATGAGTTGGTAGTACGGGCACAAGATAACGGCAATCAGGTGCCGAAGCAGGAGTCGCTGTCCAATGATGTGTCAGTCATTGTCTATATAGGTGATGTGAGTGCAAATGATGGCATACCATACTTTGTGGCACCCAAAGTGGGACAAATGGCGAATGTAACAGAG AACTCACCAATCGGTGCGCCGGTATTTCAAGTTGTAGCTAGTGATCCCGACAATCCAAACACGCCTTCGGGCATGCTGTCCTATACAATTTTGCAGGATACACCAGACGCTGAAGCGTTTGCAATTGACGAAAAAACCGGGCTTATAACGACTCGACAGATCTTGGATCGCGAAGAAAAagatttatacaatataatattggaAGTTTCGGATGATGGTCTGCCACGGCAGTCGGTAACACGCATACTACAGATTACGGTGTTGGATGTAGACGATCACGAACCACATTTTGTCCGAGAAATT GATGCAGTGCCTGTGCTCTTCAGCATTCTTGAAGAGGAGCCTGAAGGCACTACTGCTGGCAATGTAAGCGCTATCGACGAGGATGTGGGTGATAATGCACTCATCGATTATGCAATAATCGAAGGCAATAACGAAGACGTGTTCACCATCGAACGTACCAAGGAAAATGTGGCTGTTATTAAGACCACAAAACCGATTGACAGAGAATCAGTGGACGCGTATACGTTAACGGTGAAGTGTTTAAAATATGGTGCACCTAACTACCAATTCATTGGGGACGAATATGAGCGTAATGATCTCTCACTCATTCAAATCACTATCAAAGTGATCGACATAGATGACAATTTGCTGCAATTCGCTCATAAGGACGCATCCATTGGCATACGTATAAATGTGCCCGTCGATACCGTTATCACAACGGTGCAAGCAAGCGATCGCGATGCTGAAGCTCAACCGGTGGTCTACTCCATCGACAATGTTACCTTCGTGCCACAATTTTATAAGCGCACGCGCAAAATCGACTCCAGACCACTGAAGAACCTCTTCACACTCAACAATCAAACGGGCGAGCTGCGTACGGGTGGCTCATTCGCCGACTACGTAGATGGGTACTTCCACATGAAGATACGCGCCAATAATTCGGAACGTACAAAACGGCATACTTTTAACAACTTGAAGATTTTCGTTATACGTGAcaaatcattattgaaatttgtttttgcgcgCCCGCCAGCCGAGATACAAAGCATTATACGGCCATTCCAGGAGAAGCTGCAACAGAAATTGAAACCGCTCAACTTAGAATTGCACATACTTGATACGCAGGTGCTGACGCGCGCCGATTACACACTGGACTTTACAGCAACAAGCTCCTGCTTCCAAGTATTCAAAAATGGCGCGGCAATCTCGTTGCAGGAGATGCACAAACTAATGCATTCCGAACAGATGAAACAAGAATTGTTCGATGTGTATGTGGAGTATGGCGTGAGTGAGGTGGAAATGTGTTCGGTGCGAAAGTTCCCAGTGGCGGCGAATTTGATGACCTCGGCGGGCACGTGGCTAGTCATACTTGCGGCCTTTATTGGGCTTGCAGCCATTGTGGCGGCGTGTACGGCGTGTTGTCTGAAGAAGAA ATAtaaaaaacactcaaaacgtAGCTTGCAAGCGTCACGCGCACCCACCGAACCATATACGGTGGGTATGGGTGTGCCCACGCTCTACTACTCGGAGCCCATCTACGGCCAATTGTCATAG